One Microtus pennsylvanicus isolate mMicPen1 chromosome 3, mMicPen1.hap1, whole genome shotgun sequence DNA window includes the following coding sequences:
- the Elof1 gene encoding transcription elongation factor 1 homolog — protein MGRRKSKRKPPPKKKMTGTLETQFTCPFCNHEKSCDVKMDRARNTGVISCTVCLEEFQTPITYLSEPVDVYSDWIDACEAANQ, from the exons ATGGGACGAAGGAAGTCTAAAAGGAAGCCACCCCCCAAGAAGAAGATGACAGGCACCCTGGAGACCCAGTTCACTTGCCCCTTCTGCAACCATGAGAAGTCTTgtgatgtgaaaat GGACCGTGCCCGCAACACTGGCGTTATCTCCTGCACCGTGTGCCTAGAGGAGTTCCAGACACCCATTACGT ATCTGTCAGAACCAGTGGATGTGTACAGCGATTGGATAGACGCCTGCGAGGCAGCCAATCAGTAG